From Sporosarcina sp. FSL W7-1349, a single genomic window includes:
- a CDS encoding amino acid ABC transporter ATP-binding protein → MAIIEIRNLKKSFGPLEVLKNITFDVNKNDVVAVIGPSGSGKSTMLRSLVHLEYVNGGTISVAGDYLVKDGVYSKPQDIKKVTSKMGMVFQHFDLFPHLTVRENLELAPRLTKRESVMDFQKRSAELLAKIGLSDKATVYPSKLSGGQKQRVAIARALMMNPEILLFDEPTSALDPELTGEVLEVMKDLAKEHMTMIVVTHEMGFAQEVANRAVFMDGGEIVEAGHPSELFTKPKHDRTRAFLNRSLK, encoded by the coding sequence ATGGCAATCATTGAAATACGCAATCTGAAAAAGTCATTTGGACCGCTGGAAGTACTGAAGAATATTACATTTGATGTGAATAAAAATGATGTGGTCGCTGTTATTGGACCATCGGGATCTGGAAAGAGTACAATGCTTCGAAGCCTGGTCCACCTGGAGTATGTCAATGGCGGCACCATTAGCGTAGCTGGTGATTATTTGGTGAAAGACGGGGTTTATTCCAAACCGCAAGACATCAAAAAGGTCACGTCTAAGATGGGGATGGTGTTCCAGCATTTTGATCTCTTTCCGCATCTGACGGTGAGGGAAAATCTCGAATTGGCTCCACGATTGACGAAGCGGGAATCTGTGATGGATTTTCAAAAGCGGAGTGCCGAGTTGCTTGCAAAAATTGGGCTGTCCGATAAGGCCACGGTCTATCCATCCAAATTGTCAGGAGGTCAAAAACAGCGGGTTGCCATCGCGCGGGCTTTGATGATGAACCCCGAAATCCTGCTGTTCGATGAGCCGACATCTGCACTTGACCCAGAGTTGACAGGAGAAGTGTTGGAAGTGATGAAGGATCTTGCGAAGGAGCATATGACGATGATTGTCGTCACGCATGAGATGGGCTTCGCACAAGAAGTGGCCAATCGGGCTGTTTTCATGGACGGCGGTGAAATCGTGGAAGCTGGTCATCCTTCAGAATTGTTCACGAAGCCGAAGCATGACCGGACACGGGCATTTTTGAATCGCAGTTTGAAATAG
- a CDS encoding methyl-accepting chemotaxis protein: MRTSVRNKLVGLAIIVILLPILFVGVMNYIVTKKELDQVGRIGLQNGTYAVLDMIGVLDAEVKRGTLTLEEAQDRARDLIVGPRDLEGKRAITNRAKYGENFYFFAVTEEGIIEAHPSLDGQNVIDFQTDDGRYFMQESIAEAKKPNGGFVRYDWPTPTNPDAKAPKITYSLQDPHWGWIIAAGTYEMDFNAGAVNVLKNSIVMMIIATVIGVGLFWIFSGRMTSYIKRIMAMTSDIAKGKLTGEDIPILSRDELGILATNVNEMKSSLNEMVGHTRESSNRMRNSSEMLSAITEETTASADEVHHAIAEISNGAVIQAEEAETAIGKVENLSDLISNTTEKYEEIVSGMTTMTNLQKTGSEKVEELERNSEEFTDVIQELRKNFSQLTDGMGEIQTIVQTITSISEQTNLLALNASIEAARAGEHGKGFAVVADEVRKLSEDTNEATNRVRDLLVRIEGDTASSENQMTHTLKLSHVQVEAINEAKEAFDHLSESIQNITGHLHSLDTDMQEMDANRLVVVGAINQIASVATESAAATEEVNASIDEQKAAITSIMHSSLELHTEAERMHELVERFT, from the coding sequence ATGAGAACATCCGTACGAAACAAATTGGTCGGATTGGCTATAATCGTTATTTTACTGCCAATCCTGTTCGTCGGGGTGATGAATTACATCGTCACCAAAAAGGAGTTGGATCAAGTCGGCCGAATCGGACTCCAAAATGGAACCTATGCGGTCTTAGACATGATCGGGGTACTGGATGCGGAAGTGAAGAGGGGTACTCTGACATTGGAGGAGGCACAGGACAGGGCCAGGGACCTAATTGTCGGCCCGCGAGATTTAGAGGGAAAACGCGCAATTACCAATCGTGCAAAATACGGGGAGAATTTCTACTTCTTCGCTGTTACGGAAGAGGGGATCATAGAAGCACATCCAAGTTTGGACGGACAGAATGTCATCGACTTCCAAACGGATGACGGACGCTATTTCATGCAGGAGTCCATTGCAGAAGCGAAAAAACCGAATGGTGGATTTGTCCGGTACGATTGGCCGACACCTACAAATCCTGACGCCAAGGCACCTAAAATTACATACAGTCTACAAGATCCGCATTGGGGATGGATCATCGCAGCGGGTACATATGAAATGGACTTCAATGCAGGGGCTGTCAATGTACTGAAAAACTCAATCGTCATGATGATCATTGCCACAGTAATCGGGGTCGGCCTGTTCTGGATCTTCTCGGGACGAATGACTTCCTATATCAAGCGGATCATGGCCATGACATCTGATATCGCCAAAGGGAAGCTGACAGGAGAGGACATCCCGATCTTATCAAGGGATGAATTAGGGATCCTTGCTACGAATGTAAATGAAATGAAATCCAGCTTGAATGAGATGGTCGGCCATACGCGTGAATCGTCTAACCGGATGCGGAATTCTTCTGAAATGCTGAGTGCCATTACAGAAGAGACGACAGCCTCAGCGGATGAAGTACATCATGCCATTGCGGAAATTTCCAACGGTGCCGTCATCCAGGCGGAAGAGGCGGAAACAGCTATCGGAAAAGTGGAGAACCTTTCCGACTTGATTTCCAATACGACCGAAAAATACGAAGAGATTGTCAGCGGTATGACAACAATGACCAATTTACAGAAAACAGGAAGCGAAAAGGTGGAAGAGTTGGAACGCAACTCCGAGGAATTTACTGACGTGATCCAAGAGCTTCGGAAAAATTTCTCCCAATTGACCGATGGGATGGGTGAAATCCAAACGATTGTCCAGACGATCACATCGATTTCCGAACAGACTAATTTATTGGCACTCAACGCAAGCATCGAAGCCGCCCGGGCCGGGGAACATGGAAAAGGGTTTGCCGTTGTTGCGGATGAAGTGCGGAAGCTATCCGAAGATACGAACGAAGCGACAAACCGGGTTCGAGATCTGCTCGTCCGGATCGAGGGAGATACCGCTTCCTCGGAAAATCAAATGACGCATACGCTGAAGTTATCGCATGTTCAAGTGGAAGCGATCAATGAAGCGAAGGAGGCGTTCGACCACCTGTCGGAATCTATCCAAAACATCACCGGCCACCTGCATTCACTGGATACCGATATGCAAGAGATGGACGCGAACCGGCTCGTCGTCGTCGGCGCAATCAATCAAATCGCAAGTGTCGCGACCGAATCGGCAGCCGCCACAGAGGAAGTCAATGCATCAATCGATGAACAAAAAGCAGCCATCACATCCATCATGCATTCCTCCTTGGAACTGCATACCGAAGCGGAACGAATGCACGAATTGGTGGAACGGTTCACATAA
- the cyoE gene encoding heme o synthase, which translates to MNKDGVLSVSEKQNTSTFIADMKSLFKAPVLIANVLPVFTGFWLALHFTETTFISQMDLFLLTIIGSTLLMAGALVLNNWYDADIDKVMARTQKRPTVTGNISLQSVLIIGIALSAIGMILLFFTTFEAAFYGFIGWFTYVVLYTMWSKRKYTLNTVIGSVSGAVTPLIGWSAVTSAYHIVPIILFIILFIWQMPHTFAIAMKKYEEYRAAKVAMLPVVRGFDMTKRQMAVYVACLLPLPFYLVSLGMTFIIIATALNIGYLVISIMGFYTKDNMKWAHLNFLYSVNYMAILFLTMVVVTIF; encoded by the coding sequence ATGAATAAAGATGGAGTGCTTTCGGTTAGTGAAAAGCAAAATACGTCCACATTCATAGCCGACATGAAGTCGCTTTTTAAAGCGCCTGTCTTAATCGCTAACGTACTTCCGGTATTCACCGGTTTTTGGTTGGCACTTCATTTCACGGAAACGACGTTCATTTCTCAAATGGACCTTTTTTTATTGACGATCATCGGGAGCACCCTGCTAATGGCTGGAGCGCTTGTCCTTAATAACTGGTACGACGCAGATATCGACAAGGTAATGGCGCGGACCCAGAAGCGACCGACCGTGACGGGGAATATTTCCTTGCAGAGTGTCTTGATTATCGGGATTGCGTTATCGGCAATCGGGATGATCTTATTATTTTTCACGACATTTGAGGCAGCCTTTTACGGGTTTATCGGCTGGTTCACCTATGTCGTGCTCTATACGATGTGGTCGAAACGGAAATATACATTAAATACAGTGATCGGGAGTGTGTCGGGTGCTGTAACGCCATTGATTGGCTGGTCGGCCGTGACCTCGGCGTATCATATCGTGCCGATTATTCTGTTCATTATTTTATTCATCTGGCAAATGCCCCATACGTTTGCCATCGCGATGAAAAAATATGAGGAATATCGCGCTGCGAAGGTGGCCATGCTTCCGGTTGTCCGCGGATTCGATATGACGAAGCGTCAAATGGCTGTCTACGTAGCGTGCCTGCTTCCGCTGCCATTTTATCTCGTATCGCTTGGTATGACGTTCATCATCATCGCGACCGCCTTGAATATCGGGTATCTTGTCATCAGCATCATGGGCTTCTATACGAAGGATAATATGAAGTGGGCCCATTTAAATTTTCTTTACTCGGTCAATTATATGGCGATTCTCTTTCTTACTATGGTAGTCGTCACCATTTTCTAG
- a CDS encoding methyl-accepting chemotaxis protein, whose amino-acid sequence MKQNEKSIRSIGSKLTASIILLLLTASVVFGFFAYLNSSRAVIEQVEVTLGEKAKDMSHFIEERFNRSFVELQALATNAEVESMDPDIQQAFLQQKLDEADDYLTFAIITSDGISHYLDGTTADLSDRDYVIDAFNGETTMSEIIISRVTNEPVIMLATPIDTTTGEDALLLARIDGYYLSEIIEDIKMGENGHAFIINAEGTYLGHKFRERVKDQINYVELAKADGIESEESRVISAMLAQEEGIVSYESENGTQLLGFHQLDNGWKIGVIAYEDEMLAGLYTLKVQFFIVALIIMILGIGLAITTSLSVSRPIKAIVYMAEQLGNGDFTQAIPERYRKRKDEIGTLANTFVRLTENMKSMIVQVDRSAESVNAASVQLNRETDNVNGMSHNIASAIQQIGRGSEAQMAMSEESASAVAEMSAGIQGVAELSASVAKNTDFISEKVSDGHDAVQQTIQQMEYIQDGTNKATEIIKLLSKESEEIGQISKMITDISEQTNLLALNASIEAARAGEAGKGFAVVASEVRVLSEQTAESAAKINQLIDMVQRHTREAVEAAEQGEDNVLKGTEVIERLGMRFDEIVQAVHQISNEIEEMTAVSEEMAASSEEVASSIDEVAATAKTASEYVEEVTASTDNQLQTVEEMNAFTRQLAEMVDDLRSAIHKFKID is encoded by the coding sequence ATGAAACAAAATGAGAAAAGTATAAGGAGTATAGGCTCTAAACTGACAGCGTCTATCATTCTCCTCTTATTGACTGCATCGGTGGTTTTCGGATTTTTTGCCTATCTGAACAGTTCACGGGCCGTCATCGAACAAGTGGAAGTGACGTTGGGGGAAAAGGCGAAAGACATGTCGCATTTCATTGAAGAACGGTTTAACCGTAGTTTCGTGGAACTGCAAGCTTTAGCAACCAATGCGGAAGTAGAAAGCATGGATCCGGACATTCAACAAGCTTTCTTACAGCAAAAGCTGGATGAGGCGGATGATTATCTAACGTTTGCCATTATCACTTCGGATGGAATTTCGCATTACTTGGATGGCACAACAGCCGACTTATCAGATCGTGATTATGTCATCGACGCCTTCAACGGCGAAACGACAATGTCGGAAATCATCATTAGCCGCGTGACGAACGAACCTGTCATCATGCTGGCCACCCCAATCGACACGACAACGGGAGAAGACGCCCTACTTCTCGCCCGGATCGACGGCTATTATTTAAGTGAAATCATCGAGGATATTAAGATGGGAGAAAACGGACATGCCTTCATCATTAATGCAGAGGGAACCTATCTGGGCCATAAATTTCGCGAACGGGTAAAAGACCAGATCAATTATGTGGAATTGGCAAAAGCCGATGGAATTGAATCGGAAGAATCACGTGTTATCAGTGCGATGTTAGCGCAAGAGGAAGGGATTGTATCCTATGAATCCGAAAATGGTACACAACTCCTCGGTTTTCATCAATTGGATAACGGATGGAAAATTGGGGTAATCGCCTACGAAGATGAAATGCTCGCGGGCCTATACACATTGAAAGTCCAATTTTTCATCGTTGCCCTGATCATCATGATTCTTGGAATCGGATTGGCCATCACCACCTCCCTATCGGTCAGCCGGCCGATCAAGGCGATTGTCTACATGGCGGAGCAACTGGGCAATGGTGACTTTACGCAAGCGATTCCCGAACGTTATCGTAAACGGAAAGACGAAATCGGAACATTGGCAAACACATTTGTCCGGTTGACGGAAAATATGAAAAGCATGATCGTTCAAGTAGACCGCAGCGCCGAGAGTGTGAATGCTGCATCTGTTCAGTTAAACCGGGAGACCGACAATGTCAACGGCATGTCCCATAATATCGCATCGGCCATCCAGCAAATCGGCAGGGGGTCGGAAGCACAAATGGCCATGTCCGAAGAAAGTGCATCAGCAGTGGCGGAAATGTCTGCCGGCATCCAAGGTGTTGCCGAACTTTCTGCATCTGTGGCAAAAAATACGGATTTCATTTCAGAAAAAGTGAGTGACGGCCATGATGCCGTCCAGCAAACGATTCAACAGATGGAATACATTCAAGATGGTACGAATAAAGCGACGGAAATCATCAAGCTGCTTTCCAAAGAATCAGAGGAGATCGGACAAATCTCCAAGATGATTACGGATATTTCAGAGCAGACGAATCTCCTGGCGTTGAACGCTTCCATTGAAGCCGCCCGCGCAGGTGAAGCGGGCAAAGGATTTGCTGTCGTGGCAAGCGAAGTGCGGGTGCTTTCCGAACAAACAGCTGAATCCGCCGCGAAAATCAACCAACTGATCGATATGGTCCAGCGTCACACCCGGGAAGCGGTCGAAGCGGCCGAACAAGGAGAAGACAATGTATTGAAAGGAACAGAAGTCATTGAACGGTTAGGAATGCGGTTTGATGAAATCGTCCAAGCTGTCCATCAAATCAGCAACGAAATCGAAGAGATGACCGCCGTCTCCGAAGAAATGGCGGCAAGCTCTGAAGAAGTCGCAAGCTCTATCGATGAAGTGGCTGCCACCGCCAAAACGGCCTCGGAGTACGTAGAGGAAGTCACCGCATCCACCGACAACCAATTACAAACCGTTGAAGAAATGAACGCATTCACACGGCAATTGGCCGAAATGGTCGATGATTTGCGCTCTGCCATCCATAAATTCAAGATTGACTGA